One segment of Rhipicephalus sanguineus isolate Rsan-2018 chromosome 6, BIME_Rsan_1.4, whole genome shotgun sequence DNA contains the following:
- the LOC119397081 gene encoding uncharacterized protein LOC119397081 has translation MATFNSLQDDLVLCPYSQHHKVKRGRLNIHISKCRRDLRRRRLKPCPFNPDHDAPAEAEEYRRHLATCPDRTTKLLCTASRDDPPYEVPAPGGAKPFLHEPEEEWVVEPGRPINPFKPAVPPIFRTVTGLKPAERRRYYQSLSANGPPVVYVPGRYPQTSSVPTSKPSCNTHGLGKGDSADEEESWDEAPRIEPRAVRPPVFQAVQPHSHQATQAQTSHSGTDQAVQPKTSQSCFTLQAEASLPCGAQEARAQKTGRSWVVPQADHAKVSQPYSAQAIRQQSDQASCAGQATQEQSGHPWTTKAETSKPYASQATQPLTGRSKPLLAVQAESMTGEYRGTRDQALVGQPYGGVATHPTGHSRAVQASANQPQAVQTLTTQDQNALPAPEAIDVDALARRLMGLGSARQH, from the exons ATGGCTACATTCAACAGTCTGCAGGACGACCTCGTCCTATGTCCctacagccagcaccacaaggtGAAGAGAGGGCGGCTCAACATACATATATCAAAATGTAGAAGAGACCTACGCCGCCGACGACTGAAGCCCTGTCCGTTCAATCCCGACCATGACGCGCCCGCCGAAGCGGAAGAGTATCGCCGGCACCTGGCTACCTGCCCTGATCGAACCACCAAGTTGCTGTGCACGGCGAGCAGGGACGACCCTCCTTATGAGGTTCCGGCGCCAGGAGGGGCGAAACCTTTCCTTCACGAGCCCGAAGAGGAGTGGGTCGTGGAACCAGGTCGGCCGATCAACCCATTCAAGCCTGCCGTCCCGCCCATCTTCCGTACAGTTACTGGACTCAAACCTGCGGAGCGGCGGCGGTACTACCAATCGCTAAGTGCGAACGGCCCTCCAGTGGTGTACGTGCCTGGCAGGTACCCGCAGACGTCATCCGTACCTACCTCCAAGCCGAGCTGCAACACACATGGCCTTGGAAAGGGGGACAGCGCGGATGAGGAAGAAAGCTGGGATGAAGCTCCGCGAATTGAACCCAGGGCAGTCCGGCCGCCAGTCTTCCAGGCTGTCCAGCCCCACAGCCACCAGGCCACTCAAGCCCAGACCAGCCATTCGGGGACCGACCAGGCTGTCCAGCCAAAGACCAGCCAGTCCTGCTTTACCCTGCAGGCCGAAGCGAGCCTTCCCTGCGGTGCCCAGGAGGCTCGGGCACAGAAGACTGGGCGTTCATGGGTTGTCCCACAGGCTGACCATGCCAAGGTCAGCCAGCCCTACAGTGCCCAGGCCATTCGTCAGCAGTCCGACCAGGCCAGCTGTGCAGGCCAGGCCACCCAGGAACAGAGTGGCCATCCATGGACCACCAAGGCTGAGACCAGCAAACCATATGCTTCCCAGGCCACCCAGCCCCTGACCGGTCGTTCGAAGCCTCTGCTGGCTGTCCAGGCCGAG TCCATGACCGGCGAGTACCGTGGCACCCGTGACCAGGCTCTGGTCGGCCAGCCCTATGGTGGTGTGGCCACCCACCCGACTGGCCATTCGCGGGCCGTGCAAGCCTCGGCCAACCAACCTCAGGCTGTCCAGACCTTGACCACCCAAGACCAGAATGCCCTGCCAGCACCAGAGGCAATCGATGTGGATGCCCTTGCTCGGAGGCTCATGGGGCTCGGCAGTGCTCGACAGCACTGA